In Candidatus Dormiibacterota bacterium, the following proteins share a genomic window:
- a CDS encoding magnesium transporter CorA family protein: MIETRAGDRSYPGIASPPDARMRWVVCVEPTPEEVEELARAFHIHPLAVEDIQTRNQRPKVDEYGDQLFVVLFAAVRQGDSAHVRLAEVHVLVGRDHVVTVTDEAIPVISDLATLCGRRDDILAAGPGRLFYRLCDAIIDSYFPVLDFLDGAIDDLETAIVERADQETIRDIFSIKRELNVMRRVLGPQRDLIQGLAGPHGPLLGEDTQLYLRDVYDHAVRIVEQVDAYRDIVTSALDVYLSSVSNRLGEQTKRLSIVATIFLPLTFLTGFFGQNFGFLIQSIQSSRAFVIGVGIELFSVVVIWFVARRTTMGARPIPEERARRRPVMTVGRPRLRRPTSGSATAAPHRGEKKKQTG; the protein is encoded by the coding sequence GTGATCGAGACCCGCGCCGGCGACCGCAGCTACCCGGGCATCGCCTCGCCCCCGGACGCCCGGATGCGCTGGGTGGTCTGTGTGGAGCCGACCCCCGAGGAGGTCGAGGAGCTGGCCAGGGCCTTCCACATCCATCCGCTGGCGGTCGAGGACATCCAGACCCGCAACCAGCGGCCCAAGGTCGACGAGTACGGCGACCAGCTCTTCGTGGTGCTCTTCGCCGCGGTGCGGCAGGGCGACTCCGCGCACGTGCGCCTCGCCGAGGTCCACGTGCTCGTCGGGCGCGACCACGTGGTCACGGTCACCGACGAGGCGATCCCGGTGATCAGCGACCTGGCGACCCTCTGCGGCCGGCGCGACGACATCCTCGCCGCGGGCCCGGGCCGGCTCTTCTACCGGCTCTGCGACGCGATCATCGACTCCTACTTCCCGGTGCTGGACTTCCTCGACGGCGCCATCGACGACCTGGAGACGGCGATCGTCGAGCGGGCCGACCAGGAGACCATCCGGGACATCTTCTCGATCAAGCGCGAGCTGAACGTGATGCGCCGGGTGCTGGGCCCGCAGCGCGACCTGATCCAGGGCCTGGCGGGGCCGCACGGCCCGCTGCTCGGCGAGGACACGCAGCTCTACCTCCGCGACGTCTACGACCACGCGGTGCGCATCGTCGAGCAGGTCGACGCCTACCGCGACATCGTCACCAGCGCCCTCGACGTCTACCTCTCCTCGGTGTCGAACCGGCTCGGCGAGCAGACCAAGCGGCTGTCGATCGTGGCCACCATCTTCCTGCCCCTCACCTTCCTCACCGGTTTCTTCGGCCAGAACTTCGGCTTTCTCATCCAGTCGATCCAGAGCAGCCGCGCCTTCGTCATCGGGGTGGGCATCGAGCTGTTCTCGGTGGTGGTGATCTGGTTCGTCGCCCGCCGGACCACGATGGGGGCGCGTCCCATCCCGGAGGAGAGGGCACGGCGCCGGCCGGTGATGACGGTGGGGCGTCCGCGGCTGCGGCGGCCCACCTCGGGATCCGCCACCGCCGCCCCCCACCGCGGCGAGAAGAAGAAACAAACAGGCTGA
- a CDS encoding IclR family transcriptional regulator, translated as MGVTAPRADETGGEPRAPTLIGSVQRALHLMEAVCNHPNGAPVKLLAREAGVQLGTAYHLLRTLVHEGYVLRLCDGTYVLSDRVASLLAHSRHQAVLSRVRPALAALRDEVRAAAYLCLYEDGEIVVREIADGPTTPRVDLWVGFHDAGHATALGKSVLASLPAEERSDYLSRHGLPDLTPHTITDPGRLLRALQADGGDGVIMDHEEYSLGTACAAAPVRDGSVIGAVALSMPVNRLRALEQGGETLRRTAARVSRALAMSAV; from the coding sequence ATGGGGGTGACGGCCCCGCGGGCTGACGAGACCGGTGGGGAGCCACGTGCACCCACGCTGATCGGCTCGGTGCAGCGCGCCCTCCACCTGATGGAGGCGGTCTGCAACCATCCCAACGGCGCCCCCGTGAAGCTGCTGGCGCGGGAGGCCGGGGTGCAGCTGGGCACCGCCTACCACCTGCTCCGCACCCTGGTCCACGAGGGCTACGTGCTGCGCCTCTGCGACGGCACGTACGTGCTCAGCGACCGGGTCGCCAGCCTGCTCGCCCACAGCCGCCACCAGGCCGTGCTGAGCCGGGTCCGCCCCGCCCTCGCCGCCCTCCGCGACGAGGTGAGGGCGGCCGCCTACCTCTGCCTGTACGAGGACGGCGAGATCGTGGTGCGCGAGATCGCCGACGGCCCCACCACCCCCCGGGTCGATCTCTGGGTGGGCTTCCACGACGCCGGCCACGCCACCGCCCTGGGCAAGAGCGTGCTCGCCTCGCTTCCCGCCGAGGAGCGCAGCGACTACCTCTCCCGCCACGGGCTGCCCGACCTCACCCCCCACACCATCACCGACCCGGGGCGGCTGCTCCGGGCCCTCCAGGCGGACGGTGGCGACGGCGTGATCATGGACCACGAGGAGTACTCCCTCGGCACCGCCTGCGCGGCGGCGCCGGTGCGCGACGGCTCGGTGATCGGCGCGGTGGCGCTCTCGATGCCGGTGAACCGGCTGCGGGCCCTCGAGCAGGGCGGCGAGACCCTCCGCCGCACCGCCGCCCGGGTGTCGCGGGCGCTGGCGATGAGCGCCGTCTGA